DNA sequence from the Candidatus Fluviicola riflensis genome:
TTTGAGCCACCAGCGGATTTACGCAACGTTTCATCGGCTAACTGTTACAAAACCGAATGATTTAACCCATTTTGAAGCAAACGACATTAGTTCTTTTCATGAATTACCGATTCATCGTTTGATGCACAGATATGTTGAAAAGTACATGGATTAAATACTGATTCATGTTTTTCCCCTCCCACAGATACACAGATTTTTGCGTGCCTAACGGACACGCTTAAATTCTATTCATTATAACTGTTTATTTTTGTGTGGCGAGGGCGTTAGCCGAGCTAAATCTGTGCATCTGTGGTGAAAAACAGTGTATCGGCTAGCCGATACAAGACCATCAGATAAATTCTCCTCAAAACCTATTTTTCTTTATATTTGTAAGTATGGCAGGCAGTGTAAATAAAGTGATTTTGATTGGGAATCTGGGAAAAGATCCTGAAATCCGGCGATTAGAAAACGGTGTCGTTGTGGCGAACTTTCCACTTGCTACTTCCGAAACTTTTGTTGATAAAGTCACTGGTGAACGTCGCGAAACGACCGATTGGCACACGATTGTGTTATGGCGTGGTTTGGCTGAAGTTGCCGAAAAATATGCGCGAAAAGGCCAGAAAATTTACGTGGAAGGAAAATTGAAAAACCGTTCCTGGCAGGATAAAGACGGAAACACCCGTTACACAACCGAAGTTTTGGGTGAATCCATGACGTTATTGACTCCGAAAAGCGAAAATGACCGTCCGGCACAAACCAACACACCTCCCTATCCTACGGAACCGGGTTCAAACCCAAGCCCGATGGATTTGAACGTCAACTTTGAAGACGATTTACCATTTTAAACTATGGCAGAACCACTCAGTAGCGACCCTGTTCCCGTCATCACGCAGTCTGAAATGTACGTTTCCGACTGGATGTTCTACATCATCACGTTATTACTTCTTTTCGGTTGTTCTGCACTCCTTTCAGCTTCGGAAGTCGCTTTTTTTGCTTTGAGTCCATCCGATAAAGATGACTTAAAAGCAGACGGAACCCGCAGAAGTAAGCAAACCTTAAACCTGCTTGATAAACCGAAAGATGTATTGGCAACGATTCTCATTACCAATAACATGGTGAATGTCTGTATCATCATCATTTCCACCGGATTTATTGATCAATTGTATCCCATTCAAAACGACAATCACACTATTCGGTTCCTGATCGAGGTCATAGGCATTACGCTACTGCTCTTGTTGCTAGGCGAAGTCGCCCCGAAAATTTACGCTTCCCGCAATACCAAATTTACCGCGCGTTTCATGGCCCCGGCGTTGACGTTACTGAACATCCTCCCTCCCATTTCGTGGATCCGCATGTTTTTGGTTTCAGGCACTAATCTCATCAGACGTCGTGCAGGAAAGCGCGGTATCAATCTTTCTTCCGATGATTTGGAACAGGCTTTGGCGCTTACCAAAGAAGAAAGTACTTCCGACGAGGAGCATCGTATTTTGGAGGGAATCATCAAATTCGGGAATACAGACGTTAAACAGATTATGTGTTACCGCCAGGAAGCAGTTGCCATTTCAAATGAATCGACTTTTCCTGAAGTACTCGAAGTGATTTTAGAAGCAGGTTATTCCCGCATTCCGGTGTATGAAACCTCATTCGATAACGTGATTGGAATTCTCTATATCAAAGACTTATTGCCATTTCTCAGCGATGAACAATATGATTGGAAACAGCTCATCCGCAAACCTTATTTTGTTCCCGAAAACAAGAAAATAGACGATTTGCTGAAAGAATTCCAGGGAATGAAAATGCACATGGCCATCGTAGTGGATGAATACGGCGGCTCGAACGGTTTGGTAACACTGGAAGACGTACTGGAAGAAATTGTGGGTGATATTACCGACGAATTCGATGATGACGAGATTGTTTACACGAAAATCGACGACAATGCCTATTTGTTTGAAGGCCGCACTGCTCTCGTTGACTTTTACAAAGTCATGAACCTCGACGGAAAGGAATTTGAAACCAACAAAGGCGAAGCCGATACCCTGGGCGGTTTTGTAACCGAACATGCCGGACGCATTCTTAGAAATAATGAATACATTCGTTTCGACGGACTAAAACTCATCGTAGAATCGTCTGACAAACGTCGTATTAAAATGATCAAAGCCGTAATAGAAAATGACTAATTTCCGTATTTCCCAACTCATATCCATCCTTCTGCTTTTGTTTGTAATAGCGGCCTGCGGCGATGAAATGCCCATTCCTAAACCGCCGACATATCTGCGTACCGATTTTCCGAAACACACCTACAAACGTACCAACCTGGATTGTCCGTATAGTTTTGAATTGTCGGAAGCGTATAACTACAATCCAGTGATGGAAAATGGTTTTCGTACTTGTCATTTGGATATCAACCTGGGACAACTCAACGGCGTGATCAATTTTTCGTACATCGAAATGGAACATCCGCTAAAAGACTACATCGATTATTCCCTCAACAAAGTGGAAGAACACAAAGTGAAAGCCGATGCCATTGAAGACAAACAATTCCTTGATCCTGAAAAACGCGTGTTCGGTACATTCTTCGAACTCAAAGGAAATGTAGCCTCGCCGTTTCAGTTTTACCTCACTGATTCCAACAAGCGGTTTGTGAGCGCGGTAGTTTATTTCAATGCCCGCCCCAATTACGATTCATTGCGTCCAAGTTTGGAATACCTGAAACAGGACTTGATGCATTTGGTGGAGACGTTTGAGTGGAAGAAATAACCAACGGAAAAATTAACTTCTTATAAAGCACTGATTTTTAAGCTGTTTTATTTTTGAATGTTCGCAATATTGCGAACACTCAAATTTTCGAATTCGCGAATTTCGGCTCGTTTTTTTTACCAATCTCCGTTGTTTCAGAGCAAAGTCACTGATTAAGAAAGTCTGCTTCGCAACGCCATCAATAAAAATTGTCACTCTTCTCAGATTTCCGTAAATTTATCCGAACATATATGCTAGAACTATTATGAAAAAATTACTCCTGGTAGCATCTCTCTCCCTTTCGATGTTATCACATGCTCAGGAATACTCCCGGGCGAAAGTCCTCACCGACAGCAGAGGTCTCCAAACTCTTGCAGAATTAGGAATAGCGGTTGATCACGGTACCGTAAAACGCGAAACTTTCTTTATCAGCGATTTTTCTGCAGATGAAATCGCATTCATCAGAAATGCCGGCTACGAAGTCGAAATCCTCATTCCGGACGTAAAACAGTATTACGTAAATCGCAATGCGACACAAACGGAATCTTCGCGCAACGCGGGCTGTTCAGGCCAGCAAGGAGGCACAGATTTTATTCCGGAAGTACCTGTCAATTTCAACCTCGGAACAATGGGTGGTTTTTACAAGTACCAGGAATTCATCGACGAAATCGACGCAATGGCTGCACAATACCCGAATCTCATTACGGTAAAAGATACGATCAGCACATTTTTAAGTCATGAAAATCGTCCTATCTATTACATGCGAATGTCTGACAACGCAAATACAGACGAAAGCGAACCAGAAATTCTGTATACATCCATTCACCACGCCCGTGAACCTAATTCACTCTCGGAGGTGATTTTTTACATGTGGTATTTGCTGGAAAACTACGACAACAGTGAAGAAATTCAGTTTTTGCTCGACAATACAGAATTGTACTTTGTGCCGATGATTAATCCTGACGGTTACATTTACAATGAAACAACTGACCCGAACGGGGGCGGAATGTGGCGTAAAAACCGCAGGAACAATGGCGGAAGTTATGGTGTAGATTTAAATCGAAATTATTCGTACCAATGGGGAACCACCGGTATCAGCATGACTCCTTCGGCTGACACATATCCCGGAACAGCAGCATTTACCGAACCGGAAACACAAGCCATGAAATGGTTGTGTGAAAACCGCGATTTTGTATTTGCATTCAATGCGCATACATATGCAGATGATATTCTTCACCCGGTCGGAACTACAGTTGCCGAATTTGCCGATGATCATGATTATTTCCAAGCGTTTACCGGACACATGGTTCTTTATAACGGTTATGGCCACAAAAAAAGTTCGGATTTGTATCCTGCTTCGGGTGATTCGGATGATTACATGTATAAAGTAGATACGGTCCAAAAGCCGAAAATCTTTGCCATGACACCTGAAATCGGTAGTGACGGCGACGGATTCTGGCCTGCATCAGCTGACATTACCGGAATTTGCCAGGAAATGGTATTCTCCAACCTCATCTTGTCGCATTTGGCCCACAAATACATTGTTGTAACGGATACCGATCCTTCAACGGTTGAAACGATGACCGGAAACTTCAATCATACAGCTTATCGTTTAGGCCAGGAAAATGGCGCGGTTACTGTTTCCATCGAAGCGCTTGAAGGGATTCAAAGTGTCGGAAGTGGCATTTCTCACGATTTGGCGATCATGGAAGAAGCCAACGGAGCGATTTCTTATACCCTTGATCCTGCGATTCAATACGGTGACATGATCCGTTATGTATTGAATACCGAATACGTTCTGTGGACGAAAAGAGATACGATTGTAAAAACATTCGGGTCGATTACCTCGCAGTTTATTGACGACGCTTCTACGATTGTGAACTGGACAGGAAACTGGAGCACTACGAGCAACGAATATGTTTCGCCGACAAAATCATTTACGGAGTCCCCTTCGGGCGATTACAACAACAGTACAACACGAACGTATACATTCAACCAGGTAGTTGATTTGTCGCATGTGACGGAAGCGGCTGTGAATTATTACGCCAAATGGGAAATTGAAAGTGATTACGATTTCTGTCAGTTCCAGGTTTCTACTGATGGTGGAACAACCTGGATTCCACAATGCGGTTTGTATACTAACATTGCGACCAGTGGGGACGGTGTTCAAACAATCGGCGAACCTGTTTACCATGGCGAACAAAGTTCCTGGGTGCTGGAAGAAATCAGCCTGAGCGATTACATCGGTGAGACGGATGTTCAAATGCGATTTATTTTGAAATCGGATGGTGGTGTTCGCATGGATGGTTTCTACTTCGACGATTTTGAATTGATGTATAACATTGATTACTCTGGCGTTGAAGAAAATGTATTGGATGCCAAAAGCATGCCTAACCCGGCGAATACGTATGCGCAGATTGCATTCGACCAACCGGTTTCAAATGGTTTGATCAGCGTTTACAGCATGGCCGGAGAATTGATTCACAGTGAAAAGATAACCGATTTGACCAATAAGATTGTGTTGAACACCGCAAACTGGAGTGAAGGAATGTATACGGTAGTTGTTTCTGAAACTGCGCAGTTTATTTCGCCTGTAAAATTGGTTGTGGTTCATTAAGGTTTCGATCACAAAACAAGTTAAGGCCGTTCGAAAGAACGGTCTTTTTTGTTGCATTTAGCTAGGAATCCTAAAAGCGGTTTTTTGATTATCCGATTAAGTTGGAAAGTGGCGGAGTAAATTCCAAAGAGTTATTATGCTAGGTTTTTCATCCAAGACATATACACCCGGTTTTTTTGCCGCAGATTGCCCAGATGAACTCAGATGAAGAATGCTTATGCATTCTTTAGATAACGCATTAATCGACCAATAAATATCCATAAAAATCCAAGGCCATCTGTGGCCCAATTATTAAGGAATTAATTTTTGGAAACAGATCTACATGGTGTTTTCGGGAAAAATTATCATAGCAAAAAAGGCTGTCTGAATCAGACAGCCTTTCAGGATTATACTTATTTGCAATGTGAGTTATGGATTAATCAATCCACTTATCATCTTTCATTTCTCCGAGAATCACGACATCTTTTGTGCGTGAGTAATCTTCTGCTGCAAGTAGCATTTGTTCACGTGTATCGCGGCGAATGCGTATGCCCTGAGACCCAGAGTTGCGCACTTCAATGTAGAATCCGTCGCGCAAACGTGCTGGCTTTGTTGGAGGTCTTCCCATGATGTTTGTAAAATTTCGTTCGACTAATATAGCAAAAGACTGATTGAAATGTTAAAAATTATGTTTTTTTATGAGTCCAACAAATCAGCGCTTGGATTCTTAACTGCGTTTTTTTGATTGCTATAGCGAACACTTTGGATCAAACCTATGATGGAAAATGCCAATACGATCAATCCGTAAAATAACAGGCTTGCTCCGCCTTCATCGAAACTTGCAGATCCGGGTGAAAGGATCATAATAACGTCCACAAAAAGGAAAATTGCACCAAATGAAAGGCCGATGATACTCAACACTTTCGTGGTTTTGGTTTTCACTTTTAAAAGTCCAAGCAAATCGGATGTCAGGAAAAAGAAAATGAACAGCAATGAAATCAACGCTCCTTCAAACGTGTATTCCGATCCATAATCATACGAGTATGCGCTTGAATAACTACTGTAAGGGCTATACGGATCATAGCTGTTAAATAAATAGCTCATTCGCTCAGACTCAACCATATCGACATAAACTCCGACAACGATCATAAATGCAATCGAAAGTACGATAGATGCAATGTAAAATGCTTTATTCATAGTATTAGTTTTTTCGGCGAATATAGATTTTTTCACAGTAAGTAACAACCTGATTTGGCGCAAACTACTCATTGATACCGGCTAGCGAAACACTTTAACGATTTAGCCTGATTGTGTTAATCAATCACTGTTGTGTAAAAAGTTCCTTGTTCTGAAATTTCCATATTGATGAGTTTCCAGCAAATAAAAAGTACCATCAAATGATCAATCCTATTTTTGGGTAATTTACTGGAACGGTAGAGTTTACTCAGTGTAACAGGTTCGTTTTCGGCAATCAGGCCCAATAAATGCGTTTCTTCGTCGCCAAATTTCTCTGGTTTTGCATTCGGCTTTTTTTCCTGTTTCCAAACATTCAGTAAGATTTTATTGGCCAGTAATGTGTGGTCTTTTCTGCGCACGTAAACGCGCCATTTTCCTTCTTCATCGGGTGAAGAAACCGGTTTTTCCCCCGTCGGCTGAACGGTAATTTCCAAGACCAATCGCATATCTTCCTGCCAAACGCGCGATTGAAACGACAACTTTGGTTTGCAGTACATATCCACCGCCGCGTCGATCATGTGAATTTCTTCCGACGGGTCAATTCCAGTGATTTTACCATTGTCTTTCACCCCGATCAGTAAGCGACCGCCATCCGTATTCGCGAAAGCAGAAAGTGTGCGTGCAATTTTCTTTGCATCGTCGATCCTGAACTTAAAATCGAGTTGCTGGTGTTCTCCCTGTTGGATAATGGACTTTAACGTTTCCATAGG
Encoded proteins:
- a CDS encoding single-stranded DNA-binding protein, which codes for MAGSVNKVILIGNLGKDPEIRRLENGVVVANFPLATSETFVDKVTGERRETTDWHTIVLWRGLAEVAEKYARKGQKIYVEGKLKNRSWQDKDGNTRYTTEVLGESMTLLTPKSENDRPAQTNTPPYPTEPGSNPSPMDLNVNFEDDLPF
- a CDS encoding magnesium/cobalt efflux protein, whose protein sequence is MAEPLSSDPVPVITQSEMYVSDWMFYIITLLLLFGCSALLSASEVAFFALSPSDKDDLKADGTRRSKQTLNLLDKPKDVLATILITNNMVNVCIIIISTGFIDQLYPIQNDNHTIRFLIEVIGITLLLLLLGEVAPKIYASRNTKFTARFMAPALTLLNILPPISWIRMFLVSGTNLIRRRAGKRGINLSSDDLEQALALTKEESTSDEEHRILEGIIKFGNTDVKQIMCYRQEAVAISNESTFPEVLEVILEAGYSRIPVYETSFDNVIGILYIKDLLPFLSDEQYDWKQLIRKPYFVPENKKIDDLLKEFQGMKMHMAIVVDEYGGSNGLVTLEDVLEEIVGDITDEFDDDEIVYTKIDDNAYLFEGRTALVDFYKVMNLDGKEFETNKGEADTLGGFVTEHAGRILRNNEYIRFDGLKLIVESSDKRRIKMIKAVIEND